One Bacillota bacterium genomic region harbors:
- a CDS encoding dihydrodipicolinate synthase family protein, whose product MSAAGKAELLPAMLTPFDEEGRVETRLLREYVDFLVGRGADGLFALGSNGLFPLLKAEERERAVAAVVEAAGQIPVVAHVGAATTEEAVRLARAARRAGAAAVAAVTPYYYPYDEEALRDHFLAVSEAAGDLPVYLYTIPTHARNEVTPALLRRLAAELPNLAGVKDSSRDFAHVQATLSAAAEVGRPLAVFVGTESHLLAALTLGATGAVSGVANVFPEALRAVERAWHQGSPVEAVEAQRRLDRLRAILGEGPAISPHYAALRWRGLDLGRPPRPIRPLGSAEEARLRARLREEGWLEEADAAGR is encoded by the coding sequence ATGAGCGCAGCGGGGAAGGCGGAGCTGCTGCCGGCGATGCTGACGCCCTTCGACGAGGAAGGGCGCGTCGAGACGCGGCTACTCCGGGAGTACGTCGATTTCCTGGTGGGGCGCGGTGCGGACGGCCTCTTCGCGCTGGGGAGCAACGGGCTCTTCCCGCTGCTCAAGGCCGAGGAGCGCGAGCGGGCGGTGGCGGCGGTGGTGGAGGCGGCCGGCCAGATCCCCGTGGTGGCCCATGTGGGCGCCGCCACCACGGAGGAGGCGGTCCGGCTGGCCCGGGCAGCCCGCCGGGCGGGGGCGGCCGCCGTGGCGGCGGTGACACCCTACTACTACCCGTACGACGAGGAAGCGCTGCGCGACCACTTCCTGGCCGTCAGCGAGGCGGCCGGCGACCTGCCCGTCTACCTCTACACGATCCCCACCCACGCGCGCAACGAGGTGACCCCGGCGCTCCTGCGCCGGCTGGCGGCGGAGCTGCCCAACCTGGCCGGCGTGAAGGACTCCAGCCGGGACTTCGCCCACGTGCAGGCGACGCTCTCCGCGGCGGCGGAGGTGGGCCGCCCGCTGGCGGTCTTCGTCGGGACCGAGAGCCACCTGCTGGCAGCCCTGACGCTGGGCGCCACCGGCGCCGTCTCCGGCGTGGCCAACGTCTTCCCGGAGGCGCTCCGGGCGGTGGAACGCGCCTGGCACCAGGGAAGCCCGGTGGAGGCGGTGGAGGCGCAGCGGCGCCTCGACCGCCTGCGCGCCATTCTCGGCGAAGGTCCGGCCATCTCTCCGCACTACGCGGCCCTCCGCTGGCGCGGGCTCGACCTGGGCCGCCCGCCGAGGCCGATCCGCCCCCTGGGCAGCGCCGAGGAGGCGCGCCTGCGGGCACGCCTGCGCGAGGAGGGCTGGCTGGAGGAGGCGGACGCCGCCGGCCGCTAG
- a CDS encoding amidohydrolase has translation MSPSGSASRNWDLEALKGEIDRAVDRLAGPLEEVARAIHGFAETAFREERSAAFLADRLEAAGFQVTRGIAGMPTAFRADWQPAGPEARPAVALLCEYDALPGLGHACGHNLIAAAGFAAALALRQVLEPLGDRFRGRLSVFGTPAEEEGGGKIILVEQEAFRGYDAAMMFHPATQNVVGSDALACVDVRYRFHGRAAHAAAAPQQGINALDAVLLFYDAVNALRQQTSPTARLHGVITRGGDAPNVIPDLAETTWIIRERDVESLLPLLQRVHACARGAAEATGCRLELEQGRIYAERVPNSVLEELFARNASRRGVRLEEPNPHGTGSSDIGNVSRVLPALHPYLAIAPVDQPNHSRAFAQAALSRRGLETARTAAALLAATALDLLLQPELVEQAWKEFRARRA, from the coding sequence GTGAGCCCGAGCGGAAGCGCGTCGCGGAACTGGGACCTGGAGGCACTGAAAGGCGAGATCGACCGGGCCGTCGACCGGCTGGCGGGCCCCCTGGAGGAGGTGGCCCGCGCCATCCACGGCTTCGCCGAAACCGCCTTCCGGGAGGAGCGGTCGGCCGCCTTCCTGGCCGACCGCCTGGAAGCGGCCGGCTTCCAGGTGACCCGCGGCATCGCCGGCATGCCCACCGCCTTCCGCGCCGACTGGCAACCGGCGGGGCCCGAGGCGCGGCCGGCCGTCGCCCTTCTCTGCGAGTACGACGCGCTCCCCGGTCTGGGCCACGCCTGCGGCCACAACCTGATCGCCGCGGCCGGCTTCGCGGCGGCGCTGGCGCTCCGCCAGGTGCTGGAACCGCTGGGCGACCGCTTCCGCGGCCGGCTCTCCGTCTTCGGCACCCCCGCCGAGGAGGAGGGGGGCGGCAAGATCATCCTGGTCGAGCAGGAAGCCTTTCGGGGCTACGACGCCGCCATGATGTTCCACCCGGCCACCCAGAACGTGGTCGGCAGCGACGCCCTGGCCTGCGTGGACGTCCGCTACCGCTTCCACGGCCGCGCCGCCCACGCCGCCGCGGCGCCCCAGCAGGGGATCAACGCGCTGGATGCGGTCCTCCTCTTCTACGACGCGGTCAACGCCCTGCGCCAGCAGACCTCGCCGACGGCCCGCCTCCACGGCGTCATCACCCGGGGCGGCGACGCGCCCAACGTCATCCCGGACCTGGCCGAGACCACCTGGATCATCCGCGAGCGGGACGTGGAGTCGCTCCTCCCGCTGCTCCAGCGCGTTCACGCCTGCGCCCGGGGTGCCGCCGAGGCCACCGGATGCCGGCTCGAGCTGGAGCAGGGTCGCATCTACGCCGAGCGCGTGCCCAACTCCGTCCTGGAAGAGCTCTTCGCCCGCAACGCCTCCCGTCGCGGCGTCCGCCTGGAGGAGCCGAACCCCCACGGGACGGGCTCCTCCGACATCGGCAACGTCAGCCGCGTCCTGCCCGCGCTCCATCCCTACCTGGCCATCGCGCCGGTCGACCAGCCCAACCACTCCCGGGCCTTCGCCCAGGCGGCGCTCTCGCGCCGGGGGCTGGAGACGGCGCGGACCGCCGCCGCTCTCCTGGCGGCGACGGCGCTCGACCTCCTCTTGCAGCCGGAGCTGGTCGAGCAGGCGTGGAAGGAGTTCCGCGCCCGTCGGGCCTAG
- a CDS encoding YbaK/EbsC family protein, with translation MKSPLRLEDYYRFRNVSELALSPDGRRVAFVVRYARRKSDDHQQNLWLALTDGSEPAHRLTRGATRDGSPAWSPDGRYLAFLSSRADEVEMAEGVAAEPDIPEPSRPAPGAADGPAGKKEAEPRPQIWLLDLFLGGEPRQLTRAEEGVREFAWSPDGTRIVFAARDPTEEQRRYLKALREEHGPVVIDRVQHKLDGEGFLDDVRTHLFLVEVGSRQVRRLTTGPCDERQPVFTPDGRWVVFVSNRTGDPDNNRRSDLWMVAAEGGEARRLTLGDVDAGSPRVSPDGRWVAFLSPLEPENAYKLTHLLAVPVAEARPVEDLATFVGKGWRSIGGVIPDLPAESLEGPGALPEAERVRNARRYPEPLERTPARLLTAGLDRPVVAPPVWLDADRLLAVVGDRGQGRLGRFSLSQAPELATAPAAEEAHPDPGAGKAPAQEGEPPAAELLLPYRRDQSLLEVAAAAGRLVLLVDGPGSGRQLLAGAVGAATEAEAEGEWRPLFRAHEELLRERAAGRMERLLFSDGDGWEVEGLVTLPPGWEPEQGPRPLLVMIHGGPMAYDQPGFRFDVQCSAGCARRAGDLAGRAPRRLASSPRHRPAPAGRPLAGALGRPARPGGGPAAARDRAGPGGGCGKRFGERGVRARVRTPAIVILEEAGIPYELRAFDQTEKTAEEAAAKVGWPLERTFKTLLARGGETGARPEGYFLACIPGDARLSLKKAARLAGFKRAEMAPEPDLRRLTGYLRGACSPLGSKRPLPLFLDERALRHERIMVSAGARGLQMLVDPRDLVRLVRATVADLTE, from the coding sequence GTGAAGAGCCCGCTGCGCCTGGAAGACTACTACCGTTTTCGGAACGTCTCGGAACTCGCCCTCTCGCCCGACGGCCGGCGAGTCGCCTTCGTCGTCCGCTACGCCCGCCGGAAATCGGATGATCACCAGCAGAACCTCTGGCTCGCCCTGACCGATGGCTCCGAGCCGGCCCACCGCCTGACCCGGGGGGCGACCCGCGACGGCTCGCCCGCCTGGTCGCCCGACGGCCGCTACCTCGCCTTCCTCTCCAGCCGTGCCGACGAGGTGGAGATGGCCGAGGGCGTCGCAGCGGAGCCGGATATCCCGGAGCCTTCCCGGCCGGCGCCGGGGGCGGCCGACGGACCGGCCGGCAAGAAGGAGGCCGAGCCCAGACCGCAGATCTGGCTCCTGGACCTCTTCCTGGGCGGGGAGCCGCGCCAGCTCACCCGCGCCGAGGAGGGCGTGCGCGAATTCGCCTGGTCGCCCGACGGCACGCGGATCGTCTTCGCCGCCCGCGACCCCACCGAGGAGCAGCGCCGGTACCTCAAGGCGCTCCGGGAGGAGCACGGCCCCGTCGTCATCGACCGGGTGCAGCACAAGCTCGACGGGGAGGGCTTCCTGGACGACGTCCGGACGCATCTCTTCCTCGTGGAGGTGGGCAGCCGGCAGGTCCGCCGCCTCACCACAGGCCCCTGCGACGAGCGGCAGCCGGTCTTCACGCCGGACGGCCGCTGGGTGGTCTTCGTCTCCAACCGGACGGGCGACCCCGACAACAACCGCCGCAGCGACCTCTGGATGGTGGCGGCGGAGGGCGGGGAGGCGCGCCGCCTGACGCTGGGCGACGTGGACGCCGGCTCGCCGCGCGTCTCGCCCGACGGCCGCTGGGTGGCCTTCCTCTCCCCGCTGGAGCCGGAGAACGCCTACAAGCTCACCCACCTGCTGGCGGTGCCGGTGGCGGAGGCGCGCCCGGTGGAAGATCTGGCCACCTTCGTGGGGAAGGGCTGGCGAAGCATCGGCGGCGTCATCCCCGACCTCCCCGCCGAGTCGCTGGAGGGCCCCGGCGCCCTGCCGGAGGCGGAGCGGGTCCGCAACGCCCGCCGCTACCCGGAGCCGCTGGAGCGGACGCCGGCACGGCTCCTGACCGCCGGTCTCGACCGCCCGGTGGTGGCGCCGCCCGTCTGGCTCGACGCCGACCGGCTGCTGGCCGTGGTGGGCGACCGGGGCCAGGGCAGGCTGGGGCGTTTCTCGCTCTCCCAGGCCCCCGAGCTGGCCACGGCCCCGGCCGCGGAGGAGGCCCACCCCGACCCCGGCGCCGGGAAGGCCCCGGCCCAGGAGGGGGAACCGCCCGCCGCCGAGTTGCTCCTCCCCTACCGGCGCGACCAGAGCCTCTTGGAGGTGGCCGCGGCCGCCGGCCGCCTGGTGCTCCTCGTGGACGGCCCCGGCAGCGGCCGCCAGCTTCTGGCGGGCGCGGTCGGTGCGGCGACGGAGGCGGAGGCGGAGGGCGAGTGGCGTCCCCTCTTCCGGGCGCACGAGGAGCTCCTGCGGGAGCGAGCCGCAGGCCGCATGGAGCGGCTCCTCTTCTCCGACGGGGACGGCTGGGAGGTGGAGGGGCTGGTGACGCTTCCTCCCGGGTGGGAGCCGGAGCAGGGGCCGCGACCGCTGCTGGTGATGATCCACGGCGGGCCGATGGCCTACGACCAGCCCGGCTTCCGCTTCGACGTCCAGTGTTCTGCGGGGTGTGCCCGCCGAGCTGGTGATCTGGCCGGGCGAGCACCACGCCGTCTCGCGTCCTCGCCGCGCCATCGACCGGCTCCGGCGGGCCGCCCTCTGGCTGGAGCGTTGGGGCGGCCAGCGCGTCCCGGAGGAGGACCGGCGGCCGCCCGAGACCGAGCCGGGCCGGGCGGCGGCTGCGGGAAGCGGTTCGGAGAGCGGGGAGTGAGGGCGCGGGTGCGGACGCCTGCCATCGTGATCCTGGAGGAGGCGGGGATCCCCTACGAGCTCCGCGCCTTCGACCAGACGGAGAAGACGGCCGAGGAAGCGGCCGCCAAGGTAGGCTGGCCGCTGGAGCGGACCTTCAAGACGCTCCTGGCCCGCGGCGGCGAGACCGGCGCCCGTCCGGAGGGCTACTTCCTCGCCTGCATCCCGGGCGACGCCCGCCTCTCGCTGAAGAAGGCGGCGCGCCTGGCCGGCTTCAAGCGCGCCGAGATGGCGCCGGAGCCGGATCTCCGCCGGCTGACCGGCTACCTGCGAGGAGCCTGCTCGCCCCTCGGTTCGAAGCGGCCCCTGCCGCTCTTCCTCGACGAGCGGGCGCTCCGCCACGAGCGGATCATGGTGAGCGCCGGCGCGCGGGGACTCCAGATGCTGGTCGACCCTCGCGACCTGGTCCGCCTCGTGCGGGCGACGGTAGCCGACCTGACGGAGTGA
- a CDS encoding HAD family hydrolase, with protein sequence MAGEIVAPDPALPLRGVIFDLGGTLMHGDGYWEDFLAPGLEALEEYAAERLGGAAARSLAAAFERNWRAVLERYDHDQPEVPAEEVLRRAAAEAGLLEEGWARESGFDPVRALDLFLAPELSSWRALPGAVELLRALRAMGLRVGLISNASRHRFVLQEVERFGFAPYLDPVVTSAGFGRRKPSPAIFRHVLDRWRLEPGEVAMVGDLLQADVEGARRTGMRSIWLTLVPNSWNDPYVGRIEPEATAGSYPEVLAILRRWWKASGEGEEAASGSAS encoded by the coding sequence GTGGCGGGGGAGATCGTCGCGCCGGATCCGGCCCTGCCTTTGCGGGGCGTCATCTTCGACCTGGGCGGCACGCTCATGCACGGCGACGGCTACTGGGAGGACTTCCTGGCGCCCGGGCTGGAGGCGCTGGAGGAGTATGCGGCGGAGCGGCTCGGCGGGGCGGCGGCCCGGTCGCTGGCGGCCGCCTTCGAGCGGAACTGGCGGGCGGTCCTGGAGCGGTATGATCACGACCAGCCGGAGGTGCCCGCGGAGGAGGTCCTGCGCCGGGCGGCCGCCGAGGCGGGGTTGCTCGAGGAAGGGTGGGCGCGGGAGTCCGGCTTCGACCCGGTGCGGGCGCTCGATCTCTTCCTCGCCCCGGAGCTTTCCAGCTGGCGCGCGCTCCCCGGGGCGGTGGAGCTCCTGCGTGCGCTCCGGGCCATGGGCCTCCGCGTCGGCCTGATCTCCAACGCCTCGCGCCACCGGTTCGTCCTCCAGGAGGTGGAGCGGTTCGGCTTCGCCCCCTACCTGGACCCGGTGGTCACCTCCGCCGGCTTCGGCCGGCGCAAGCCGTCCCCGGCCATCTTCCGGCACGTCCTCGACCGCTGGCGGCTCGAGCCCGGGGAGGTGGCCATGGTGGGTGACCTCCTGCAGGCGGACGTGGAGGGGGCGCGTCGGACCGGCATGCGGTCGATCTGGCTCACCCTGGTGCCCAATTCCTGGAACGACCCGTACGTGGGCCGGATCGAGCCGGAGGCCACCGCCGGCTCCTACCCCGAGGTGCTGGCCATCCTGCGGCGGTGGTGGAAGGCCTCGGGGGAGGGGGAGGAGGCCGCGTCAGGCAGCGCTTCCTGA
- a CDS encoding GNAT family protein, with protein MCPRAGFGEEGRLRQAILRDGAYHDVVLMAILEEEWRARSREELPGWIPPSAL; from the coding sequence ATGTGCCCGCGCGCCGGCTTCGGCGAGGAAGGCCGCCTCCGCCAGGCGATCCTCCGCGACGGCGCCTACCACGACGTGGTGCTGATGGCCATCCTCGAGGAGGAGTGGCGCGCCCGGTCCCGCGAGGAGCTCCCGGGCTGGATCCCGCCCTCGGCGCTCTGA
- a CDS encoding winged helix-turn-helix transcriptional regulator produces MAGTERSRSTREEILCLLQQHPGATVAEVGRQLGITPMAVRQHLAVLERDGLVRVARRRGSTGRPAHVYFLTADGQEAFGQAYDAFAIEILRAAERVGGRSLVDRLFAEREQEMTERLVRQLGAEQGERRLRRLIEAEREGGYRGELRVEGERFDFLQFNCPIAKVAVEYPEACVHDHAMYERLLATRLERSGCAAQGDGPCVYRGQVAEVIQHPAL; encoded by the coding sequence GTGGCCGGGACGGAGCGGTCGCGGTCCACACGCGAGGAGATCCTCTGCCTGCTCCAGCAGCATCCCGGAGCGACGGTGGCGGAGGTGGGACGGCAGCTGGGCATCACCCCCATGGCGGTCCGCCAGCATCTGGCGGTCCTGGAGCGGGATGGCCTGGTCCGGGTGGCGAGGCGCCGCGGCAGCACCGGGCGCCCCGCGCACGTCTACTTTCTGACGGCGGACGGGCAGGAGGCCTTCGGCCAGGCGTACGACGCCTTCGCCATCGAGATCCTGCGGGCGGCGGAGCGGGTCGGCGGGCGGTCGCTGGTCGACCGGCTCTTCGCCGAACGGGAGCAGGAGATGACCGAGCGGCTGGTGCGCCAGCTGGGCGCCGAGCAGGGGGAGCGCCGCCTGCGACGGCTGATCGAGGCGGAGCGGGAAGGCGGTTACCGGGGCGAGCTCCGGGTGGAGGGGGAGCGCTTCGACTTCCTCCAGTTCAACTGTCCCATCGCCAAGGTGGCGGTGGAGTACCCCGAGGCCTGCGTCCACGACCATGCGATGTACGAGCGGCTCCTGGCCACCCGCCTCGAACGGTCCGGCTGCGCGGCCCAGGGCGACGGACCCTGCGTCTACCGGGGACAGGTGGCGGAGGTGATCCAGCACCCGGCGCTCTAG
- a CDS encoding O-acetyl-ADP-ribose deacetylase: protein MGDRPENRLLVRRPVPGTASRLVLVRGDITRERVDAIVNAANPGLLGGGGVDGAIHRAAGPELEEDCRRLHDAGGCPPGQAVLTRAGGRLGSRHVIHAVGPVWQGGGRGEAETLRSAYRQSLARAREAGDRSVAFPSISTGAYGYPVAEAARVALRTVVEELQEAAARGDTGVEEVRFVLFRDTDAALYRQALDELLPGAAAEPPEAGGPAPGKEGA from the coding sequence ATGGGGGATCGTCCGGAGAACCGGCTGCTCGTCCGCCGGCCCGTCCCCGGCACGGCCAGCCGGCTGGTGCTGGTGCGCGGCGACATCACCCGCGAGCGCGTCGACGCCATCGTCAACGCCGCCAACCCGGGCCTCCTCGGCGGGGGAGGCGTCGACGGCGCCATCCACCGTGCCGCCGGTCCGGAACTGGAGGAGGACTGCCGCCGCCTGCACGACGCCGGCGGCTGCCCGCCGGGCCAGGCCGTCCTCACCCGTGCCGGCGGCCGCCTGGGGTCGCGTCACGTGATCCACGCGGTAGGACCCGTCTGGCAGGGCGGCGGCCGGGGCGAGGCGGAGACGCTTCGCAGCGCCTATCGGCAGTCGCTCGCCCGGGCACGGGAGGCGGGCGACCGCAGCGTCGCCTTCCCCTCCATCAGCACCGGCGCCTACGGCTATCCCGTGGCGGAGGCGGCCCGGGTGGCGCTGCGGACGGTGGTGGAGGAGCTGCAAGAGGCGGCCGCCCGTGGTGACACGGGGGTGGAGGAGGTCCGCTTCGTCCTCTTCCGCGACACCGACGCGGCCCTCTACCGGCAGGCGCTGGACGAGCTCCTGCCAGGAGCCGCGGCGGAGCCCCCGGAAGCCGGCGGGCCCGCGCCCGGGAAGGAAGGTGCCTGA
- a CDS encoding MDR family MFS transporter codes for MILASTRLPGGERGEGRAAVTVAVMVATFLTAMDMSVVNTAIPTIVGNLGGMQLFSWLISAYLLTSATTVPIYGKLADLYGRKRVFVVATLLFLAGSALSGQAHSMEQLIAYRALQGIGAGGVQPITATIIGDIFTLEERARMQGLFSSVWGVSAIIGPAVGGFIVDALSWRWIFYINLPLGLAAVLLVARYLVEPVQEHRRPPIDVAGPVTLSISVVALLLALTLLAQGAPLASGQVLPLLAAFAAGGAAFLWAERRAAEPMLPFDLFANRIVLVASLVGLLSGAAMTGMTTFVPMFVQGVQLGTASTAGSVVAPMSVGWPLGSILCGRLVLRTGYRRMVVLGMALDLAASFLALSLGPGTPLPFTVGVMVLMGLGLGFSSTALLIGIQSSVPWGRRGVVTALNQFVRNLGSTVGVSALSLLLDARLLAVLSPLALAGRLPRGSNPVSDINALLDPTQRPHLPATYRELLQGALGSSLHVTYWGIAALGVAGLALALLTPGGDPARYAVEERPGERPAAGPAPRQGEQPVGGGVAAPGTATTGREGR; via the coding sequence GTGATCCTGGCGTCCACGCGTCTCCCGGGCGGCGAGCGGGGTGAGGGCCGCGCCGCCGTGACGGTGGCGGTGATGGTGGCCACCTTCCTGACGGCGATGGACATGAGCGTCGTCAACACCGCCATCCCCACCATCGTCGGCAACCTGGGCGGGATGCAGCTCTTCTCCTGGCTGATCTCCGCCTATCTGCTCACCTCGGCCACGACCGTCCCCATCTACGGCAAGCTCGCCGACCTGTACGGCAGGAAGCGGGTCTTCGTCGTGGCGACGCTCCTCTTCCTGGCCGGCTCCGCCCTCTCCGGCCAGGCGCACTCCATGGAGCAGCTGATCGCCTACCGGGCGCTGCAGGGGATCGGCGCCGGCGGCGTCCAGCCCATCACCGCCACCATCATCGGCGACATCTTCACGCTGGAAGAGCGGGCGCGGATGCAGGGCCTCTTCTCCAGCGTCTGGGGGGTCTCCGCCATCATCGGGCCGGCGGTGGGCGGCTTCATCGTCGACGCGCTCAGCTGGCGCTGGATCTTCTACATCAACCTGCCGCTGGGGCTGGCGGCCGTGCTCCTCGTCGCCCGCTACCTGGTGGAACCCGTCCAGGAGCACCGCCGGCCGCCCATCGACGTGGCGGGGCCGGTGACGCTCAGCATCTCCGTGGTGGCTCTCCTCCTGGCGCTGACGCTGCTCGCCCAGGGCGCGCCGCTCGCCTCGGGGCAGGTGCTGCCGCTGCTCGCAGCCTTCGCCGCCGGGGGAGCCGCCTTCCTCTGGGCGGAGCGGCGGGCGGCCGAACCCATGCTTCCCTTCGACCTCTTCGCCAACCGGATTGTCCTGGTGGCCAGCCTGGTCGGCCTTCTCTCCGGGGCGGCCATGACCGGGATGACCACCTTCGTGCCCATGTTCGTCCAGGGGGTCCAGCTGGGCACCGCCTCCACCGCCGGCTCGGTGGTGGCGCCCATGTCGGTGGGCTGGCCGCTGGGCTCCATCCTCTGCGGGCGGCTGGTGCTGCGCACCGGCTACCGCCGGATGGTGGTGCTGGGCATGGCCCTCGACCTGGCGGCCAGCTTCCTGGCGCTCTCGCTCGGCCCCGGGACCCCGCTCCCCTTCACCGTCGGCGTCATGGTGCTGATGGGCCTCGGCCTCGGCTTCAGCTCCACCGCCCTCCTGATCGGCATCCAGAGCTCGGTGCCGTGGGGCCGGCGGGGTGTGGTCACCGCGCTCAACCAGTTCGTCCGCAACCTGGGCTCCACCGTGGGGGTCTCCGCCCTCAGCCTCCTCCTGGACGCCCGGCTCCTGGCGGTCCTCTCGCCGCTCGCCCTGGCGGGCCGCCTCCCGCGAGGGAGCAACCCCGTCTCCGACATCAACGCGCTCCTCGACCCGACCCAGCGTCCCCATCTGCCCGCGACCTACCGGGAGCTGCTCCAGGGGGCCCTGGGCTCAAGCCTGCACGTGACCTACTGGGGGATCGCGGCGCTGGGCGTGGCCGGCCTGGCGCTGGCGCTCCTCACGCCCGGGGGCGACCCTGCGCGCTACGCCGTCGAGGAGCGGCCCGGGGAGCGCCCGGCGGCGGGGCCGGCGCCGAGGCAGGGCGAACAGCCGGTGGGAGGTGGCGTGGCCGCGCCCGGCACCGCCACCACGGGCCGGGAAGGACGATAG
- a CDS encoding PLP-dependent aminotransferase family protein, giving the protein MSTEAQAIGGGRARLARRALAHELPGAALPGGEGAEGGWISLGWGYPDPTTFPARELEEALRAALAEEAGRILQYGGGSGPARVRRAVAEHLVSRGLELDEGELFLTGGSTQGFDAVARLFLDPGDPVWTERPSYYGAIRVFGLHEAHLRGIPADRAGLDVEALEAALREAAPGERPKFLYVVPSFQNPTGALLPPERRKRLVELAERYDFYLVEDDAYAELWFDEPAPPPLKALAPERVFLLGTASKLVAPGLRLGWCIPPRHLRDAYVRVQPGGEGSPLALAALAGYLEAAGAEGGRLFERHVEELRRHYARRRDVLEAALERELGGRLSWERPRGGFFHWVTLPPGVDAAAWLGAARRRGVDLVPGQAFFFDGGGADRARLCFSYVPPEQLEEGARRLRLALDEVEEGGGG; this is encoded by the coding sequence GTGAGCACGGAGGCGCAGGCGATCGGCGGCGGGAGGGCGCGGCTGGCACGCCGCGCCCTGGCGCACGAGCTCCCGGGCGCCGCCCTCCCGGGCGGCGAGGGGGCGGAGGGCGGCTGGATCAGCCTGGGGTGGGGCTACCCGGATCCGACCACCTTTCCGGCCCGGGAGCTGGAGGAAGCCCTCCGCGCCGCGCTGGCGGAGGAGGCCGGCCGGATCCTGCAGTACGGCGGCGGGAGCGGACCCGCCCGGGTGCGCCGGGCGGTGGCGGAGCACCTGGTGTCGCGGGGGCTGGAGCTGGACGAGGGGGAGCTCTTCCTGACGGGGGGGAGCACCCAGGGCTTCGACGCGGTCGCGCGCCTCTTCCTCGACCCGGGCGATCCGGTCTGGACCGAGCGGCCTTCCTACTACGGGGCGATCCGCGTCTTCGGGCTGCACGAGGCGCACCTCCGCGGCATCCCGGCCGACCGGGCGGGGCTGGATGTCGAGGCGCTGGAGGCGGCGTTGCGGGAGGCGGCCCCCGGCGAGCGACCCAAGTTCCTCTACGTGGTGCCCAGCTTCCAGAACCCGACGGGCGCGCTCCTGCCGCCGGAGCGGAGGAAGCGGCTGGTGGAGCTGGCGGAGCGGTACGACTTCTACCTGGTCGAGGACGACGCCTACGCCGAGCTCTGGTTCGACGAGCCCGCCCCTCCGCCGCTGAAGGCCCTGGCTCCCGAGCGGGTCTTCCTGCTGGGAACCGCCTCCAAACTGGTGGCGCCCGGACTGCGGCTGGGCTGGTGCATCCCCCCGCGCCACCTGCGCGACGCCTACGTGCGCGTGCAGCCGGGCGGGGAGGGCTCCCCCCTGGCGCTGGCGGCGCTGGCCGGTTACCTGGAGGCGGCCGGCGCGGAGGGCGGCCGTCTCTTCGAGCGCCACGTGGAGGAGCTCCGCCGGCACTACGCCCGGCGGCGGGACGTCCTGGAGGCGGCGCTGGAGCGGGAGCTCGGCGGGCGGCTCTCCTGGGAGCGCCCGCGGGGAGGCTTCTTCCACTGGGTGACCTTGCCGCCGGGGGTCGACGCCGCGGCCTGGCTCGGGGCGGCACGGCGCCGGGGCGTCGACCTGGTGCCCGGTCAGGCCTTCTTCTTCGACGGCGGCGGGGCGGACCGGGCGCGGCTCTGCTTCTCGTACGTGCCGCCGGAGCAGCTGGAGGAGGGCGCGCGGCGGCTGCGCCTGGCGCTGGACGAGGTGGAGGAGGGAGGCGGGGGATGA
- a CDS encoding metal-dependent transcriptional regulator, producing MTSGSEEYLKAIYILEDEGTQVIAARVADFLGLSAPAVSETLHRLEREGYLRVGADHRIELTEEGRREAERVVRRHRLVERWLTDRLGLDWATADEEAGALEHAISPVVEEALDRHLGHPLTCPHGNPIPGNAPRSRSTGEPLSLAPTGRRLRVERVRERAEEIRPLLEYLGALGIVPGAELELLAADPYQGVVVRRGEQVVTLTQATAEEVCVVPAPPGAGAGGPQGGRRGGGAG from the coding sequence GTGACCAGCGGCTCCGAGGAGTACCTGAAGGCCATCTACATCCTGGAGGACGAGGGCACCCAGGTGATCGCGGCGCGGGTGGCCGACTTCCTCGGTCTCTCGGCGCCGGCGGTGAGCGAGACCCTCCACCGGCTGGAGCGCGAGGGCTACCTGCGGGTGGGCGCCGACCACCGCATCGAGCTGACCGAGGAGGGGCGGCGGGAGGCGGAGCGGGTGGTCCGGCGCCACCGCCTCGTGGAGCGCTGGCTGACCGACCGGCTGGGACTGGATTGGGCGACCGCGGACGAGGAGGCGGGGGCCCTGGAGCACGCCATCTCGCCCGTGGTGGAGGAGGCGCTGGACCGCCACCTGGGCCATCCCCTGACCTGCCCGCACGGGAACCCCATTCCCGGGAACGCGCCCCGTTCGCGGAGCACGGGAGAGCCGCTCAGCCTGGCGCCCACCGGCCGGCGCCTGCGGGTGGAGCGGGTGCGGGAGCGGGCGGAGGAGATCCGGCCGCTCCTGGAGTACCTCGGCGCGCTGGGCATCGTGCCGGGGGCCGAGCTGGAGCTGCTGGCGGCCGATCCCTACCAGGGCGTGGTGGTCCGGCGGGGGGAACAGGTGGTCACGTTGACGCAGGCGACGGCGGAGGAGGTCTGCGTGGTGCCGGCCCCGCCCGGCGCGGGCGCCGGCGGCCCGCAGGGAGGCCGAAGGGGAGGTGGGGCGGGGTGA